The Calliphora vicina chromosome 3, idCalVici1.1, whole genome shotgun sequence genome contains a region encoding:
- the LOC135954438 gene encoding uncharacterized protein LOC135954438 codes for MSLVEGAKISKGNVSTQAEATGLSATGATVTATNQTNTPGLVVGDATGVNKTNSFLTRQERVTMDDSDDNLSGLKGLNLYETDEEDLLMVSSEPLKANEDVHPEAHDPAKGDTEQKNRKQDSEQDERKRLAGYKRSLRYVRTLDSRDPASLTTREKRLRRKHTYHIQKYEAMLNTTVVEVRPAKTKTEPNQSRQVITSKHVPHASTGPNTIIVSEDLDVRPSTSKRATSGPKRGDDQCGTTKSASTTPKVLSAISSTRGTAMASKGTASRPSIKRQRSGETQVSEGKRLKPSTSLTSAPELQVAIIDRSQPDGKMTTDRWLLLEEKILRALVDELACSEDDSFTAFDGAKWLKGVKIIGCGNEKALGFLSNCIRGVGELWPNARIEIVPLDQVPFRTTVRVWVPPPLLEDEATLTLIKRQNKELGTEDWTIERGRSRDKGEGKDLWIKIGSESLRLLRSSQGVIKYGLNQLRLILPAVKRNDEPKRPESGTD; via the coding sequence ATGTCCTTGGTCGAGGGTGCTAAAATCTCCAAGGGTAACGTGAGTACTCAGGCGGAAGCCACAGGTCTGAGTGCCACTGGAGCTACTGTGACTGCGACGAATCAGACGAATACCCCGGGTCTGGTAGTCGGTGATGCTACTGGGGTAAACAAAACGAATAGTTTTTTGACTAGACAGGAAAGAGTGACTATGGACGACAGCGACGACAACCTCTCAGGTCTGAAAGGGTTAAACCTTTATGAGACTGATGAGGAGGACTTACTCATGGTGTCCTCCGAGCCGCTAAAAGCGAATGAAGACGTACATCCGGAGGCCCATGACCCTGCAAAGGGAGACACAGAACAGAAAAACAGGAAACAGGACTCAGAACAGGACGAACGGAAAAGGTTGGCGGGCTACAAACGCTCTCTCCGGTATGTCAGGACGTTGGACTCGCGAGATCCCGCGTCTTTGACCACCAGGGAAAAGCGTTTGCGGCGTAAACATACCTACCACATACAGAAGTATGAGGCCATGCTAAATACTACTGTTGTGGAGGTAAGGCCAGCCAAGACTAAGACCGAACCAAACCAGAGCAGGCAGGTGATCACATCTAAACATGTGCCCCATGCCAGCACTGGACCGAACACGATCATCGTCTCGGAGGATCTTGACGTACGCCCATCTACATCAAAGAGGGCCACGTCGGGGCCAAAGAGAGGTGATGACCAATGCGGCACGACGAAGTCTGCTAGCACAACACCCAAGGTGCTGTCCGCAATCTCCTCTACTCGAGGAACCGCGATGGCTTCCAAAGGTACAGCAAGCAGGCCTAGTATTAAGCGGCAAAGGTCAGGTGAAACGCAGGTGTCTGAGGGTAAGCGGCTGAAACCATCAACTAGCTTAACATCAGCACCTGAGCTACAAGTAGCCATCATAGATCGTAGTCAACCTGATGGGAAAATGACTACGGACAGATGGCTGCTTCTGGAGGAGAAGATCTTGCGGGCACTAGTGGACGAACTCGCATGCAGTGAGGATGATTCCTTCACTGCATTCGATGGCGCCAAATGGTTAAAGGGTGTCAAGATCATCGGGTGCGGTAACGAGAAGGCCCTAGGCTTTCTCAGTAACTGTATCCGAGGAGTTGGCGAACTCTGGCCCAATGCAAGAATCGAAATCGTCCCACTGGATCAAGTACCTTTTCGTACGACGGTGAGAGTGTGGGTCCCTCCTCCCCTTTTGGAGGACGAAGCCACGCTAACACTTATAAAGCGTCAGAATAAGGAACTTGGTACAGAGGACTGGACGATTGAACGAGGGCGCTCTAGGGACAAAGGAGAAGGCAAGGATCTCTGGATCAAAATTGGTTCAGAATCCCTCCGACTCCTGCGTTCTTCGCAAGGCGTCATCAAATACGGGCTAAACCAACTCCGGTTGATCTTGCCCGCGGTGAAGCGCAATGATGAACCCAAGCGGCCTGAGAGTGGTACAGATTAA